A genomic region of Oncorhynchus mykiss isolate Arlee chromosome 4, USDA_OmykA_1.1, whole genome shotgun sequence contains the following coding sequences:
- the LOC118964488 gene encoding uncharacterized PE-PGRS family protein PE_PGRS54-like, translated as MGGTGIVVNMGGTGIVVNMGKTGIVVNMGRTGIVVNMGKTGIVVLMGKTGIVVNMGKTGIVVNMGRTGIVVNMGKTGIVVNMGKTGIVVNMGRTGIVVNMGKTGIVVNMGRTGIVVNMGKTGIVVNMGKTGIVVNMGKTGIVVNMGGTGIVVLMGKTGIVVNMGKTGIVVNMGKTGIVVNMGKTGIVVNMGKTGIVVNMGKTGIVVLMGKTGIVVNMGKTGIVVNMGKTGIVVNMGKTGIVVNMGKTGIVVLMGKTGIVVNMGKTGIVVNMGKTGIVVNMGKTGIVVNMGKTGIVVNMGKTGIVVNMGKTGIVVNMGKTGIVVNMGKTGIVVLMGKTGIVVNMGKTGIVVNMGKTGIVVNMGKTGIVVNMGKTGIVVNMGKTGIVVNMGKTGIVVNMGKTGIVVLMLIPFQLQTNAYSHLKHFSF; from the exons atgggtggaacag GCATTGTGGTGAacatgggtggaacaggcattgtggtgaaCATGGGTAAAACAGGCATTGTGGTGAACATGGGTAgaacaggcattgtggtgaaCATGGGTAaaacaggcattgtggtgctcatggGTAAAACAGGCATTGTGGTGAACATGGGTAAAACAGGCATTGTGGTGAACATGGGTAgaacaggcattgtggtgaaCATGGGTAAAACAGGCATTGTGGTGAACATGGGTAAAACAGGCATTGTGGTGAACATGGGTAgaacaggcattgtggtgaaCATGGGTAAAACAGGCATTGTGGTGAACATGGGTAgaacaggcattgtggtgaaCATGGGTAAAACAGGCATTGTGGTGAACATGGGTAAAACAGGCATTGTGGTGAACATGGGTAAAACAGGCATTGTGGTGAacatgggtggaacaggcattgtggtgctcatggGTAAAACAGGCATTGTGGTGAACATGGGTAAAACAGGCATTGTGGTGAACATGGGTAAAACAGGCATTGTGGTGAACATGGGTAAAACAGGCATTGTGGTGAACATGGGTAAAACAGGCATTGTGGTGAACATGGGTAaaacaggcattgtggtgctcatggGTAAAACAGGCATTGTGGTGAACATGGGTAAAACAGGCATTGTGGTGAACATGGGTAAAACAGGCATTGTGGTGAACATGGGTAAAACAGGCATTGTGGTGAACATGGGTAaaacaggcattgtggtgctcatggGTAAAACAGGCATTGTGGTGAACATGGGTAAAACAGGCATTGTGGTGAACATGGGTAAAACAGGCATTGTGGTGAACATGGGTAAAACAGGCATTGTGGTGAACATGGGTAAAACAGGCATTGTGGTGAACATGGGTAAAACAGGCATTGTGGTGAACATGGGTAAAACAGGCATTGTGGTGAACATGGGTAAAACAGGCATTGTGGTGAACATGGGTAaaacaggcattgtggtgctcatggGTAAAACAGGCATTGTGGTGAACATGGGTAAAACAGGCATTGTGGTGAACATGGGTAAAACAGGCATTGTGGTGAACATGGGTAAAACAGGCATTGTGGTGAACATGGGTAAAACAGGCATTGTGGTGAACATGGGTAAAACAGGCATTGTGGTGAACATGGGTAAAACAGGCATTGTGGTGAACATGGGTAaaacaggcattgtggtgctcatgttAATTCCCTTTcagcttcagaccaatgcctattcTCACTTAAAACATTTTAGTTtctaa